One segment of Massilia sp. Se16.2.3 DNA contains the following:
- a CDS encoding phosphopentomutase, with protein sequence MSRAFILLLDSFGLGALPDADKYGDTGANTFGHIAEWAAKEGKPMSLPNLERLGLAAAAHKASGEWAAGFTQREGFTGAWGAAREQSTGKDTQSGHWEIAGVPVLFDWGYFPKTVPSFPEELTDKLQELTGVPGWLGNCHASGTTIIDELGDEHVATGRPILYTSADSVLQIAAHEEHFGLERLYEVCEAAYELVKPYNIGRVIARPFLGANGKYKRTSNRHDYAVPPTAPTLLDHVKEAGGEVIALGKISDIFAAQGVTQLIKGVDNMALFDRLVEVADTAPSKSLTFVNFVDFDMHFGHRRDVAGYANALHELDARLPEFMAKLQDGDLVVITADHGCDPTAPGSDHTREHIPMIFFGPQVKPQELPIASTFSDIGATLANHLGVKPLSNGTALL encoded by the coding sequence ATGTCACGCGCATTCATTCTCCTGCTTGACTCCTTCGGCCTGGGCGCGCTGCCCGACGCCGACAAATACGGCGACACGGGCGCCAACACTTTCGGCCACATCGCCGAGTGGGCCGCGAAAGAGGGTAAGCCGATGTCGCTGCCGAACCTGGAGCGCCTCGGCCTGGCTGCCGCCGCCCACAAGGCCAGCGGCGAATGGGCCGCCGGTTTTACGCAACGCGAAGGTTTTACCGGTGCCTGGGGCGCCGCGCGCGAACAGTCGACCGGCAAGGACACGCAGAGCGGCCACTGGGAAATCGCCGGCGTGCCGGTGCTGTTCGACTGGGGCTATTTTCCGAAGACCGTGCCGTCCTTTCCAGAAGAGTTGACGGACAAGCTGCAAGAGCTCACGGGCGTTCCTGGCTGGCTGGGCAACTGTCATGCATCGGGTACCACCATCATCGACGAACTCGGTGACGAACATGTCGCTACTGGCCGTCCGATCCTGTACACCTCGGCCGACTCGGTGCTACAGATCGCCGCCCACGAAGAGCACTTCGGCCTCGAGCGCCTGTACGAAGTGTGCGAAGCGGCCTATGAGCTGGTCAAGCCCTACAACATCGGCCGCGTGATCGCGCGTCCTTTCCTGGGCGCGAACGGCAAGTACAAGCGCACCAGCAACCGCCACGACTACGCCGTGCCGCCCACCGCGCCGACGCTGCTCGACCACGTCAAGGAAGCCGGCGGCGAAGTCATCGCCCTCGGTAAAATCAGCGACATCTTCGCGGCCCAGGGCGTGACCCAATTGATCAAGGGTGTCGACAACATGGCCCTGTTCGACCGCCTGGTCGAAGTGGCCGATACGGCGCCGTCGAAATCGCTGACCTTCGTGAACTTCGTCGACTTCGACATGCACTTCGGCCACCGCCGCGACGTCGCCGGCTATGCGAATGCGCTGCACGAGCTGGACGCGCGCCTGCCGGAATTCATGGCGAAGCTGCAGGACGGCGACCTGGTCGTGATCACCGCCGACCACGGCTGCGACCCGACTGCGCCGGGCTCGGACCACACCCGCGAACACATCCCGATGATCTTCTTCGGCCCGCAGGTCAAGCCGCAGGAACTGCCGATCGCATCGACTTTCTCCGATATCGGCGCCACCCTGGCGAACCACCTCGGCGTCAAACCCCTCTCCAACGGAACCGCACTGCTATGA
- the xapA gene encoding xanthosine phosphorylase produces the protein MSSNTPFEAADVIRARKPGFEPRVAMILGSGLGVLAEQMTDAVSISYADLPGFPISTVHGHAGELVLGTLAGVPVVCMKGRGHFYEGYGAHVMTSAVRTFKLLGCEMLLVTNAAGSLRPEVDAGSVVVLTDHINLLPGSPMAGPNDDRFGPRFFSMANAYDAELRNLVKETAAAKSITLHEGVYLAAPGPNFETAAEIRAFRTLGADVVGMSVVPEVISARHCGLKVVGVSAITNLAEGLTPFPLSHEQTLKYAAVAAKDLVALIHSFTERLGSIPRAAA, from the coding sequence ATGTCCAGCAATACCCCATTCGAAGCCGCCGACGTCATCCGCGCCCGCAAACCCGGGTTTGAGCCACGTGTGGCGATGATCCTCGGTTCCGGTCTCGGCGTGTTGGCCGAACAGATGACGGACGCGGTCTCGATCAGCTATGCCGACCTGCCGGGCTTCCCGATCAGCACCGTGCATGGCCACGCGGGCGAGCTGGTGCTGGGCACCCTGGCTGGCGTGCCGGTCGTCTGCATGAAGGGCCGCGGCCACTTCTACGAAGGCTATGGCGCCCATGTCATGACCTCGGCCGTACGCACCTTCAAGCTGCTCGGCTGCGAGATGCTGCTGGTGACGAATGCCGCCGGTTCGCTGCGCCCTGAAGTCGATGCAGGCAGCGTCGTCGTCCTGACCGACCACATCAACCTGCTGCCGGGCAGCCCGATGGCCGGCCCGAACGACGACCGCTTCGGCCCGCGCTTCTTCAGCATGGCCAACGCCTATGATGCCGAGCTGCGCAACCTCGTCAAGGAAACCGCCGCCGCCAAGTCGATCACGCTGCATGAAGGCGTGTACCTCGCCGCACCTGGCCCGAACTTCGAGACCGCCGCCGAAATCCGCGCCTTCCGCACGCTTGGCGCCGATGTCGTCGGCATGTCGGTGGTGCCGGAAGTGATCTCGGCGCGCCACTGCGGCCTGAAGGTCGTCGGTGTGTCGGCAATCACCAACCTGGCCGAAGGCCTGACCCCGTTCCCGCTGTCGCACGAGCAGACCCTGAAGTACGCGGCCGTCGCCGCCAAGGACCTGGTCGCCCTGATCCATTCCTTCACCGAGCGCCTGGGTTCGATCCCGCGCGCAGCAGCTTAA